One Falsihalocynthiibacter arcticus DNA segment encodes these proteins:
- a CDS encoding hydroxypyruvate isomerase family protein, with protein MALPISANLGFLWKELSLLEAIRTAKNAGFDAVECHWPYDTDPKDVRETLESVDMRMLGLNTAQGGAGLNGLLAVVGREVEARASIDQAIAYAAAIGTPNVHAMAGFARGDTAHNCFAENLKYACGEAAKHGITILIEPLNTYDAPNYFLQTTPQAAAIIAEVEAPNLKLMFDCYHVQIMEGDLSRRLIKLLPLIGHVQIASVPERCEPDCGEVNYAHIFMHLSKIGYDGAIGAEYKPVATTDAGLGWLKNGTLF; from the coding sequence ATGGCACTTCCTATTTCGGCAAACCTTGGCTTTTTATGGAAAGAGTTGTCCCTGCTTGAGGCTATTCGCACCGCGAAGAATGCGGGTTTTGATGCCGTTGAATGCCACTGGCCCTATGATACGGACCCAAAGGACGTGCGCGAGACACTCGAAAGTGTCGACATGCGCATGCTTGGCCTAAATACTGCGCAAGGCGGTGCGGGTTTGAATGGGCTTTTGGCCGTAGTTGGGCGGGAGGTCGAAGCCCGCGCTTCGATCGATCAGGCGATTGCGTATGCCGCAGCCATTGGAACACCAAATGTGCATGCGATGGCGGGTTTTGCGCGGGGGGATACGGCGCATAATTGCTTTGCTGAGAATTTGAAATATGCCTGTGGTGAAGCCGCCAAACATGGGATCACAATTCTGATTGAACCCCTTAATACCTATGATGCGCCAAATTACTTTTTGCAAACTACGCCTCAAGCTGCGGCCATTATCGCGGAGGTTGAGGCGCCTAATCTCAAACTCATGTTCGATTGCTATCATGTGCAAATAATGGAAGGGGATTTGAGCCGCCGTTTGATCAAGCTTCTACCGCTTATCGGCCATGTTCAGATTGCCTCCGTACCCGAGCGCTGCGAACCTGATTGTGGGGAAGTGAACTATGCCCATATTTTTATGCACTTGAGCAAGATAGGCTACGACGGCGCCATTGGTGCGGAATACAAGCCCGTCGCAACCACCGACGCGGGCCTTGGTTGGCTCAAAAACGGGACTTTGTTTTAG
- a CDS encoding TRAP transporter small permease: MNNPNDSQGAQDARSEFVFMDSEVDISDFGTADLPGLIALWGLSIVVFVQFFTRYVLNDSLAWTEELARYVLVVVAFFGAISVSRKGTHIFLEFFYRYLSPVVGKWLTVAMEVLTMLFWAFMSLQAYKLALKTKTKMASMELPKNALYYAVSFSLAVMALYSLWWLIHKIRQSPEDVLREIEESALHDVPK; encoded by the coding sequence ATGAACAATCCCAACGACAGTCAGGGCGCGCAAGACGCGCGCTCTGAATTCGTTTTCATGGACTCGGAAGTAGACATCTCGGATTTCGGCACTGCTGATTTGCCGGGTCTTATTGCCCTATGGGGTCTCTCAATTGTGGTTTTCGTACAGTTCTTCACGCGGTATGTGTTGAACGATAGCCTCGCTTGGACCGAAGAGCTTGCGCGTTACGTTCTTGTTGTTGTTGCCTTTTTCGGGGCAATTTCGGTAAGTCGTAAAGGCACGCATATTTTCCTCGAATTCTTCTATCGTTACCTCTCTCCTGTCGTGGGCAAATGGCTTACCGTCGCGATGGAGGTCCTGACGATGCTGTTTTGGGCCTTTATGTCGCTTCAGGCGTATAAGCTTGCTCTCAAAACAAAAACTAAAATGGCCTCGATGGAGCTTCCAAAGAACGCCCTTTATTACGCTGTCTCATTCAGCCTCGCTGTGATGGCATTGTATTCCCTTTGGTGGCTCATCCACAAAATCCGTCAGTCGCCAGAAGACGTCCTTCGTGAAATCGAAGAGAGCGCCTTGCATGACGTTCCAAAATAG
- a CDS encoding lysophospholipid acyltransferase family protein: protein MSGKKKQSLGKKIANSRVFNRIVAKVLANYVRFVWLTTRWESEGFEDMRAALKNGPIIVVLWHQRLLMAPYLFDLKAGRICSLTSEAKGGRMAGLVQTEFGFETIAMPKGEGGFSMSREVLRKMREGVSVGIAVDGTTGPARVAKTAPLLWARATGCPIFVAAFATKRHKIFGASWDQAMVAWPFNKGVRYCERWPHDVPRKVSEVEMERLRLQLEISLDEITERVDAKLGINVPRTRPHD, encoded by the coding sequence ATGTCGGGGAAAAAGAAACAATCGCTTGGGAAAAAGATAGCAAACAGTCGGGTCTTCAACCGGATTGTCGCCAAAGTTCTTGCCAATTATGTGCGCTTTGTTTGGCTGACAACCCGTTGGGAAAGCGAAGGCTTTGAGGACATGCGCGCCGCACTTAAAAACGGTCCGATCATCGTTGTTCTGTGGCACCAGCGCCTCCTCATGGCGCCGTATCTGTTTGACCTCAAAGCGGGACGAATTTGCTCGCTAACGTCGGAAGCAAAGGGCGGGCGCATGGCTGGACTCGTGCAAACCGAATTTGGATTTGAAACCATCGCGATGCCCAAGGGAGAGGGCGGTTTTTCTATGTCCCGCGAGGTTCTACGAAAAATGCGCGAGGGCGTTTCGGTGGGGATCGCGGTGGACGGAACAACTGGCCCCGCCCGCGTTGCCAAAACCGCGCCTTTGCTTTGGGCGCGCGCAACCGGTTGCCCAATTTTTGTTGCCGCATTTGCAACCAAGCGGCACAAGATTTTCGGAGCATCGTGGGATCAAGCTATGGTGGCGTGGCCGTTTAACAAAGGTGTTCGGTATTGCGAGCGGTGGCCGCACGATGTGCCGCGCAAAGTGTCAGAGGTCGAAATGGAACGTCTGCGGCTTCAACTGGAAATCTCGCTAGATGAAATTACCGAGCGCGTGGATGCAAAACTTGGCATCAACGTGCCGCGAACGCGTCCTCACGATTGA
- a CDS encoding SDR family oxidoreductase: MSSLPSFDLTGKTALVTGCKRGIGKGIAVALAAAGANIIGVSASLEKTGSAVAKEVEALGRTFSAYQCDFSDRKAVTAFAATVQADHPTIDILVNNAGTIKRAPAAEHPDEMWDEVIEVNLNAQFVLSREIGKNMVARGSGKIIFTASLLTFQGGITVPGYAASKGAIGQLTKALANEWAGKGVNVNAIAPGYIATDNTQALQDDPDRARSILERIPAGRWGQPEDFAGPAVFLASDAANYVHGTVLTVDGGWMGR; this comes from the coding sequence ATGTCTTCTCTACCTTCGTTCGACCTCACGGGCAAAACTGCCCTCGTCACTGGCTGTAAACGCGGCATTGGCAAAGGCATCGCAGTCGCGCTCGCGGCTGCTGGCGCGAATATCATCGGGGTCAGTGCTTCGCTTGAAAAAACAGGAAGCGCCGTTGCCAAGGAAGTCGAAGCCCTTGGCCGCACCTTCTCGGCCTACCAATGTGACTTCAGCGATCGCAAAGCTGTCACGGCTTTTGCCGCAACTGTCCAAGCGGACCATCCCACAATTGATATTTTGGTGAATAACGCGGGCACAATAAAACGTGCCCCTGCCGCTGAACATCCCGACGAAATGTGGGACGAAGTTATCGAAGTTAATTTGAACGCCCAGTTTGTTCTTAGCCGCGAAATTGGCAAAAACATGGTTGCGCGCGGTTCTGGGAAAATCATCTTCACCGCTTCGCTTTTGACTTTCCAAGGCGGCATTACCGTTCCAGGTTATGCGGCATCCAAAGGCGCAATCGGGCAATTAACCAAAGCTCTGGCCAACGAATGGGCGGGCAAAGGCGTAAACGTCAACGCCATCGCACCCGGCTATATCGCCACCGACAACACCCAAGCTTTGCAGGACGATCCGGACCGCGCGCGCTCCATTCTTGAACGCATTCCCGCGGGCCGTTGGGGCCAGCCTGAAGACTTCGCCGGCCCTGCGGTCTTCCTCGCATCCGACGCGGCGAATTATGTGCATGGCACCGTCCTAACCGTTGATGGCGGTTGGATGGGTCGTTAA
- a CDS encoding sialic acid TRAP transporter substrate-binding protein SiaP, whose protein sequence is MKFTKITTALAAGVLAMTSASVAFATETLKFAHVYEIGSPYHKNAEWAAEEIAKLTDGRVEMKVFPASSLGKEVEINEGLGIGAVDVIYTGPSFVERYYGPIAISDYPFIMRGFDHWESYRESELFAELSEGYHEATGNQVLGLVYYGQRHVTSNVPILVPEDMKGLKIRVPNSPLMLMFPNAVGANPTPMAFSEVYLALQQGVVDAQENPLPTIQFKKFYEVQSNINLTGHILNSLLIIASDDALERVGEDESIVRAVLQEAAQKSSDEIYQAETDLITWFRDQGITVNEVDKAPFQAAVEPLLTGDGVPYTLDHYKRLGEL, encoded by the coding sequence ATGAAATTTACTAAAATCACGACGGCCTTGGCCGCAGGCGTACTTGCAATGACATCCGCTTCGGTTGCATTTGCGACGGAAACTCTAAAGTTTGCGCATGTTTATGAGATCGGTTCGCCGTATCATAAAAACGCGGAATGGGCAGCAGAAGAGATTGCCAAGCTAACTGACGGACGCGTAGAAATGAAAGTCTTTCCAGCGTCCTCGCTTGGGAAAGAAGTTGAAATCAACGAAGGTCTCGGCATCGGCGCTGTAGACGTTATCTATACCGGCCCAAGCTTTGTTGAGCGGTATTATGGCCCCATCGCCATTTCCGATTACCCCTTCATCATGCGTGGCTTTGACCACTGGGAATCTTATCGTGAAAGCGAACTCTTTGCTGAGTTGTCCGAAGGTTACCACGAGGCCACAGGGAACCAAGTTTTGGGCCTCGTATACTATGGTCAGCGTCACGTAACATCCAATGTGCCAATCTTGGTGCCAGAAGACATGAAGGGTCTTAAGATCCGCGTGCCTAACTCGCCGCTGATGTTGATGTTCCCGAATGCAGTTGGCGCAAACCCAACTCCAATGGCGTTCTCCGAAGTTTATCTTGCGCTTCAGCAAGGTGTTGTTGATGCCCAAGAAAACCCGCTACCAACAATTCAGTTCAAAAAATTCTATGAGGTTCAATCCAACATTAACCTCACAGGTCACATTCTGAACTCACTCTTGATCATCGCTTCCGATGACGCTCTCGAGCGTGTGGGCGAAGACGAATCCATTGTGCGTGCAGTTCTCCAAGAAGCCGCTCAGAAGTCGTCGGATGAAATCTACCAAGCTGAGACAGACCTGATCACTTGGTTTCGCGATCAAGGCATTACGGTCAATGAAGTTGACAAAGCACCATTCCAAGCTGCTGTAGAACCACTGCTTACAGGCGACGGCGTTCCATACACTTTGGATCACTACAAGCGCCTCGGCGAGCTTTGA
- the otnK gene encoding 3-oxo-tetronate kinase, with protein MSVVLGCIADDFTGATDIAGLLARSGVKVSLRMGLPEEAPETCETSAFEVIALKSRTAPVAEAIAETRAALDWLKRAGAKRFFWKYCSTFDSTAEGNIGPVAEALMADLQTCQTIYCPAFPENGRSIFMGNLFVGEQPLAESPMKDHPLTPMCDSNLMRLLAPQVQGEVGLANRLCVAKGAEALRARLAELRADGIAHVVVDAVANEDLYTIAEACRDMPLMTGGSAVAMPLPALYMADGTLSSDAEKVQKPVLPEGAIILSGSCSKMTRVQVAACLETVAGYQLDPLELAAKGVDAARAWLAKQDPFASKLIYATTDPDGVRAAQDKFGTAKAGQIVEDALAQLAIDARDAGTRRFVVAGGETSGAVTKALKVSRLTIGSEIAPGVPWTYCESDGHEIALTLKSGNFGSETFFADALEKLNEN; from the coding sequence ATGAGCGTTGTTTTGGGCTGTATCGCCGATGATTTCACAGGTGCCACGGATATTGCAGGCCTGTTGGCGCGCAGTGGCGTGAAGGTTTCCTTGCGGATGGGCCTACCTGAGGAGGCCCCCGAAACATGCGAAACCTCGGCCTTTGAAGTGATCGCCTTAAAATCGCGCACGGCCCCTGTCGCGGAGGCCATCGCGGAAACGCGGGCCGCGCTTGACTGGCTCAAACGCGCGGGGGCGAAACGGTTTTTCTGGAAATATTGCTCCACTTTTGACAGTACAGCCGAGGGAAATATTGGTCCTGTGGCCGAGGCGCTTATGGCCGATCTGCAAACCTGCCAGACAATTTACTGCCCTGCGTTTCCCGAAAACGGACGGAGCATTTTCATGGGGAACCTCTTTGTCGGGGAGCAGCCATTGGCGGAAAGCCCGATGAAAGACCACCCCCTCACCCCGATGTGCGACAGTAATTTGATGCGCCTGCTTGCCCCCCAAGTGCAGGGCGAGGTTGGGCTGGCCAATCGGCTTTGTGTGGCAAAGGGTGCGGAAGCCCTTAGGGCGCGCCTCGCAGAATTGCGCGCGGATGGGATTGCCCATGTGGTGGTTGATGCGGTGGCGAACGAGGACCTATATACCATCGCCGAAGCGTGCCGCGACATGCCGCTTATGACGGGGGGCAGTGCGGTGGCGATGCCCCTGCCCGCGCTCTATATGGCGGACGGCACGCTGTCATCAGACGCAGAGAAAGTGCAGAAACCTGTGCTGCCGGAAGGGGCGATTATTCTCTCGGGAAGCTGTTCAAAGATGACCCGCGTCCAAGTTGCCGCGTGCTTGGAAACGGTCGCGGGTTATCAGCTTGATCCGTTGGAACTGGCGGCAAAGGGAGTAGACGCGGCCCGTGCGTGGCTTGCCAAACAAGATCCGTTCGCGAGCAAACTGATCTATGCCACGACCGACCCCGATGGCGTACGCGCCGCACAAGACAAGTTTGGTACTGCCAAGGCAGGCCAGATTGTCGAGGATGCACTGGCGCAATTAGCGATTGATGCACGCGACGCTGGTACCCGCCGATTTGTCGTGGCGGGCGGGGAAACCTCAGGCGCCGTGACGAAGGCGTTAAAAGTATCGCGCCTGACCATCGGATCCGAAATCGCGCCCGGTGTCCCTTGGACATATTGCGAAAGCGACGGACATGAGATTGCGCTGACGTTAAAATCGGGTAACTTTGGCAGTGAAACCTTTTTCGCAGATGCGCTGGAAAAACTAAACGAAAATTGA
- the cls gene encoding cardiolipin synthase gives MLVFLLLVGTIVLWTTAVLFAYFAVTSARTPQGSVAWVFLLLALPMVGIPAYLFLGNFRFKGYIVARRDSGSVIARIAEYAKEFEAVGDDDNVGYQTFENIAQAPIVSGNSIEILINGAATFSSIFAAIDDAKNYILVQFYIIKNDTLGREFKQKLIDAARRGVHVRLLFDAVGSSKLPTEYLADLEDSGIETVNAHSLHGPRTRFQINFRNHRKTLVVDGVIGFTGGLNVGDEYMGRDPGFGPWRDTHCRLIGPVVLQLQLVFSEDWHWATKQVLGDNLNWSPTRAPANMDALLMATGPADTLETGSLYFCAAISAAENRIWIASPYLVPDIDILTVLKLAALRGVDVRIMVPERPDHYITWLAAFAFLDELREVGVKILKYQDGFMHQKVLVVDEAIASIGTTNMDNRSCRLNFEATVMVFDKRAACAVAAMLEEDFTRCKVVAYNLNEKSRLLRVGAPIARLFAPLL, from the coding sequence ATGCTGGTGTTTCTCCTTCTGGTCGGTACCATTGTTCTCTGGACGACGGCTGTGCTTTTCGCCTATTTCGCGGTGACGTCTGCGCGCACGCCACAGGGGTCCGTGGCATGGGTGTTCCTACTGCTTGCTCTGCCGATGGTCGGCATTCCTGCCTACCTCTTTCTTGGGAATTTCCGCTTTAAAGGGTACATTGTTGCACGTCGGGATTCAGGGAGCGTTATCGCGAGAATTGCGGAGTACGCGAAAGAATTTGAAGCCGTCGGCGATGACGACAATGTTGGGTATCAAACGTTTGAGAATATCGCGCAGGCCCCCATAGTTTCGGGAAATTCCATTGAGATCCTTATAAATGGGGCCGCAACATTCTCGAGTATTTTTGCGGCCATTGACGACGCAAAAAACTACATCCTCGTTCAGTTCTATATCATCAAAAACGATACCCTTGGCCGCGAGTTTAAACAGAAACTCATTGATGCCGCGCGTCGGGGTGTCCACGTGCGCCTCCTGTTTGATGCGGTTGGAAGCTCAAAACTCCCCACTGAATATTTGGCTGACCTCGAAGATAGTGGCATCGAGACTGTAAATGCCCATTCTCTTCACGGGCCACGCACACGGTTTCAAATCAACTTTAGAAATCATCGCAAAACTTTGGTGGTTGATGGCGTGATTGGGTTTACAGGCGGCCTCAATGTTGGGGACGAATACATGGGGCGTGACCCCGGGTTTGGGCCATGGCGCGACACGCATTGCCGCCTGATCGGGCCTGTCGTGTTGCAACTCCAACTCGTGTTTTCCGAAGACTGGCACTGGGCGACAAAGCAGGTTTTGGGGGACAATCTGAATTGGTCACCCACACGTGCGCCCGCAAATATGGATGCGCTGCTTATGGCGACGGGCCCTGCGGATACTCTTGAAACAGGCAGCCTCTATTTCTGTGCCGCTATTTCCGCCGCGGAAAACCGGATTTGGATTGCCTCCCCCTATTTGGTTCCAGATATCGATATTTTGACCGTCCTGAAACTAGCGGCCCTGCGTGGAGTTGACGTTCGTATCATGGTGCCTGAACGCCCTGACCATTACATCACTTGGCTGGCCGCCTTCGCCTTTCTTGACGAACTGCGAGAGGTCGGGGTGAAGATTTTGAAGTATCAAGACGGGTTTATGCATCAGAAAGTTCTGGTCGTTGATGAGGCAATCGCATCAATTGGTACAACAAATATGGACAACCGCTCCTGTCGGTTAAATTTCGAAGCAACGGTCATGGTTTTTGACAAGCGAGCCGCGTGCGCGGTGGCGGCAATGTTGGAAGAAGATTTCACGCGTTGCAAAGTGGTGGCCTATAACCTTAACGAGAAGTCGAGATTATTGCGCGTCGGTGCGCCGATCGCGCGTCTGTTCGCTCCGCTGCTTTAG
- a CDS encoding GntR family transcriptional regulator, translated as MAKPIVASSPAQRRRRAPNSAPEGRMGLLNRSTSTISDSIYNRLHAQIISLELPPGTPISENATALAEGVSRTPVREAILRLSDEKLVEVVPKSGTFVARIPVSALPEALIARRALEAVTVRSATRLATRSQILNLRACVERHREITDRANISALHLVDEEFHATIASIGRLPGLWKLIQQVKVQIDRYRCLTLKLPKERRAEMVENEHVAIIEAMENGDGDGAVAAMEAHLTGLQLHFAVGIELYPDYFIHDIDLNDFAEI; from the coding sequence ATGGCAAAGCCAATTGTTGCAAGTTCGCCTGCCCAACGTCGCCGTCGCGCGCCGAATTCTGCCCCAGAGGGCCGCATGGGTTTACTCAACCGTTCAACCTCCACAATTTCGGATTCAATCTACAACCGCTTGCACGCGCAGATCATTAGCCTCGAGCTTCCTCCGGGCACGCCAATTTCGGAAAACGCGACGGCGCTCGCCGAAGGTGTAAGTCGTACGCCCGTGCGCGAAGCGATCCTACGTTTATCGGACGAGAAGCTGGTTGAAGTGGTGCCAAAATCGGGAACCTTCGTCGCAAGGATACCGGTTTCCGCCCTCCCCGAAGCGCTTATTGCACGTCGCGCTCTTGAGGCGGTGACCGTGCGCTCGGCTACACGTTTGGCCACACGCAGCCAGATTTTGAACCTTCGGGCCTGTGTTGAGAGACACCGAGAAATTACGGACCGAGCGAACATAAGCGCCCTTCATTTGGTCGACGAAGAGTTTCACGCGACCATCGCCTCAATTGGTCGCCTCCCCGGCCTTTGGAAGCTCATTCAACAGGTTAAAGTGCAAATCGACAGGTATCGATGCTTAACCCTAAAGCTACCAAAAGAGCGACGCGCCGAAATGGTTGAGAACGAACATGTGGCGATTATTGAAGCCATGGAAAACGGCGACGGGGATGGCGCCGTTGCAGCAATGGAAGCCCACCTAACGGGCCTACAGTTGCATTTTGCAGTCGGGATCGAGTTGTACCCCGATTATTTCATTCATGACATCGACTTGAATGATTTCGCCGAAATTTAA
- a CDS encoding SDR family NAD(P)-dependent oxidoreductase, producing MSRPIALITGGAQGIGFACAQAIAENGARIVVADINGAGAQKAAEELGNDAVAITCDMSDPAQITAMFDKIEAEVGNVSVLVNNAGVSIPSDFLETSLEDFQKVLSINTIGVFLATQRAAKTMVANGIKGAIVNMSSVNAVVSIPTIVAYCTSKGGVMQMTKATSLALAPHGIRVNAVGPGSIDTEMLSSVNGNPKAMETLLSRTPLKRLGTAREIGDVVAFLASEKASYITGETIYVDGGRLGMNYTC from the coding sequence ATGTCACGCCCAATTGCCCTTATTACCGGTGGTGCCCAAGGCATCGGATTTGCTTGTGCCCAAGCGATTGCAGAGAATGGTGCACGGATTGTTGTCGCCGATATTAACGGAGCAGGCGCGCAGAAAGCCGCAGAAGAATTGGGCAATGACGCCGTTGCAATTACCTGCGACATGAGCGATCCCGCCCAAATCACCGCGATGTTTGATAAAATCGAAGCTGAGGTTGGCAACGTTTCCGTCCTTGTAAACAACGCGGGCGTGTCGATCCCCTCAGACTTCCTTGAAACCTCGCTTGAGGATTTCCAGAAAGTTCTGAGCATCAATACGATCGGCGTTTTCCTTGCCACACAGCGCGCGGCGAAAACCATGGTCGCGAACGGCATCAAAGGCGCGATTGTAAACATGTCGTCGGTCAATGCGGTGGTCTCGATCCCAACCATCGTCGCCTATTGCACGTCTAAAGGTGGCGTAATGCAGATGACAAAAGCCACGTCGCTTGCGCTTGCGCCACACGGCATTCGCGTTAATGCGGTTGGACCCGGCTCTATCGACACTGAAATGTTGTCGAGCGTGAATGGCAACCCAAAAGCGATGGAAACACTGCTGTCACGAACACCGCTTAAGCGCCTCGGTACGGCGCGTGAAATCGGCGATGTGGTGGCGTTTTTGGCTTCCGAAAAGGCCAGCTATATCACGGGCGAGACGATTTACGTCGACGGCGGACGTCTTGGAATGAATTACACCTGCTAG
- a CDS encoding TRAP transporter large permease, with the protein MALALLFIILFLLLIAGAPVAVALGVASLAFTLIDGVPSMVVLHRMVGGIDSFPLIAVPFFIMAGHLMNSAGVTTKIFAFARSAVGWMYGGLGHVNVGASIIFAGMSGAAVADAGGLGNIEIKAMREAGYDTDFSVGITAASSTIGPIIPPSLPLVVYGVIADTSIGQLFAAGLIPGLLMAFSLMIMVAVYAKIRNYPRDDRFRLNVFLKAFVQAILPLFTPIIIVGGILFGIFTPTEAAIAAVVYSLFLGLVVYRTLNFKRILRVSMDTVETTASIMMIVAASTIFAWILTSEQVAQSFANELLGFTDNKTAILLIMMLIVLVVGCFMETIAAITILTPVLLPVAMTVGVDPVHFGIILILNLMIGLLTPPVGMVLYVLAKVSDVPFERCVVATAPFLVPLISVLLLLTFIPELSMWLPTKLYR; encoded by the coding sequence ATGGCTTTGGCCCTTCTCTTTATTATTCTCTTCCTGCTCCTCATTGCAGGAGCCCCTGTGGCGGTTGCACTGGGTGTTGCGTCGCTTGCGTTCACACTCATTGATGGTGTGCCAAGCATGGTGGTTTTGCACCGTATGGTCGGGGGGATTGATAGCTTCCCGTTAATCGCAGTCCCGTTTTTTATCATGGCGGGTCACTTGATGAACTCGGCTGGTGTGACGACGAAAATTTTCGCGTTCGCACGATCGGCTGTGGGCTGGATGTACGGGGGCCTCGGCCACGTAAACGTTGGTGCCAGCATCATTTTCGCTGGGATGTCGGGCGCAGCGGTTGCTGACGCGGGTGGCCTCGGGAACATCGAAATCAAAGCCATGCGTGAAGCGGGCTATGACACGGATTTCTCGGTTGGCATCACGGCCGCCTCCTCAACAATCGGACCGATAATTCCGCCCTCCCTTCCCCTCGTGGTGTACGGTGTTATTGCGGACACATCTATCGGACAGCTGTTCGCTGCGGGTCTTATCCCCGGTCTTCTGATGGCTTTTTCCCTGATGATCATGGTTGCGGTCTATGCGAAAATTCGCAACTACCCCCGCGATGACCGCTTTCGGTTGAACGTATTCCTGAAGGCATTTGTTCAAGCGATTTTGCCCTTGTTTACCCCGATCATCATTGTTGGCGGTATCCTCTTTGGCATCTTTACTCCAACCGAAGCCGCAATTGCCGCTGTTGTCTATTCCTTGTTCCTCGGGCTTGTTGTCTACCGGACGTTGAATTTTAAACGCATCCTGCGCGTTTCTATGGACACAGTTGAGACCACAGCTTCGATCATGATGATCGTCGCCGCCTCCACCATTTTCGCATGGATTTTGACGTCCGAACAGGTTGCTCAGTCCTTTGCAAACGAGTTGTTGGGCTTCACGGATAACAAAACCGCAATCTTGTTGATCATGATGCTGATTGTTCTGGTTGTTGGGTGTTTCATGGAAACAATTGCCGCCATTACGATTCTGACTCCTGTGCTTCTGCCCGTGGCGATGACGGTCGGCGTTGATCCGGTGCACTTCGGGATTATCCTGATCTTGAATTTGATGATCGGCTTGCTCACTCCGCCTGTTGGCATGGTTCTCTATGTGCTCGCCAAGGTGTCGGATGTGCCGTTTGAGCGCTGCGTTGTGGCGACGGCTCCATTCTTGGTTCCGCTGATTTCGGTGCTCCTCTTGCTGACGTTCATTCCGGAATTGTCGATGTGGCTTCCAACCAAGCTCTATCGTTAA
- a CDS encoding DUF2189 domain-containing protein — MQDTHDNPRLEASDPPEIGKITLFELRACIAMGASDFKRAPLFGIFFSSFYVICGIILGVSGAGTFAWTLMLSLGFPLVAPFAAVGLYEVSRRLEVGEPLGWSDILGVVWRERGRQVPWVGAILVIIFLFWSFFAHMSLALFLGNMSLTNISTSWEIFATPQGQMLIGFEFIVGGLVALLVYALTVVSLPFLLDREIDFVTAMIVSVKTVAENKVVMLVWAGVIGLSMLAAMLPYFLGLFIALPILGHATWHLYRRALYFPV, encoded by the coding sequence ATGCAGGACACACACGACAACCCACGGCTAGAGGCCTCGGACCCACCAGAAATTGGCAAAATTACCCTATTTGAGCTTCGGGCCTGTATTGCAATGGGCGCGAGTGATTTTAAACGGGCGCCGCTTTTTGGTATATTTTTCAGCAGTTTTTACGTGATCTGCGGCATTATCCTCGGTGTCAGTGGCGCCGGTACGTTTGCGTGGACTCTCATGCTTTCGCTTGGGTTTCCCCTCGTGGCGCCCTTTGCCGCGGTTGGCCTCTATGAGGTCAGTCGGCGGCTTGAGGTTGGCGAGCCGTTGGGATGGTCGGATATTTTGGGCGTCGTTTGGCGCGAACGGGGGCGGCAAGTCCCATGGGTTGGCGCAATTCTGGTCATCATTTTCCTGTTTTGGAGCTTCTTCGCCCACATGTCGCTGGCCCTTTTTCTGGGCAATATGTCACTCACCAATATCTCGACCTCGTGGGAAATATTCGCGACACCTCAAGGACAGATGCTCATCGGATTTGAGTTTATCGTTGGCGGTTTGGTCGCGTTACTGGTGTATGCACTGACCGTGGTTTCCCTGCCGTTTCTTTTGGACCGGGAAATCGATTTTGTGACGGCAATGATTGTTTCCGTAAAAACAGTTGCCGAAAATAAGGTCGTCATGTTGGTTTGGGCGGGGGTCATCGGCCTCTCGATGCTTGCGGCCATGCTGCCCTATTTCCTCGGACTTTTCATTGCACTACCGATCTTGGGACACGCGACGTGGCACCTCTATCGGCGAGCGCTATATTTTCCCGTTTGA